In Leptospira congkakensis, one DNA window encodes the following:
- a CDS encoding synaptic vesicle VAT-1 family membrane protein, with protein sequence MLREVYRIEKTGSIDQLQRKSESLNEPEGDEVTVEVKAIGLNFADVFSIYGLYSATPKGSFIPGLEFAGKIAKIGPNVKDFKVGDSVFGVTRFGAYATHLNISEKTVFALPKGWSMEDGAAFVVQALTAYYALVPLGQVKEGDHVLIHSAAGGVGIMAGHIAKKKKAIPIGLVGDSVKFSILKEVGYDYFLIRSPKFKQEMRKILSEHPLKIVLECLGGRYFQDSYDLLAPMGRLVTYGSANFTPSHSYRNWISIAYSYLRRPKIDPLSMISDNKSVMGFNLIWLWNEIDELRKHFSDLMILSLPKQTIGHEFTFDSIHDALRTFQSGQTIGKIVIKVP encoded by the coding sequence ATGTTAAGAGAAGTCTATCGCATCGAAAAAACGGGATCTATCGATCAACTGCAAAGAAAATCAGAATCACTCAATGAACCGGAAGGTGATGAAGTTACCGTTGAAGTGAAAGCCATTGGTCTCAACTTTGCCGATGTATTTTCGATTTATGGTTTGTACTCAGCAACTCCAAAGGGAAGTTTCATTCCTGGATTGGAATTTGCAGGAAAAATCGCAAAAATAGGCCCAAATGTTAAGGATTTTAAAGTCGGCGACTCTGTGTTTGGTGTGACTCGCTTCGGTGCTTATGCAACTCATCTTAACATTTCAGAAAAAACAGTTTTTGCACTTCCGAAGGGTTGGTCGATGGAAGATGGTGCCGCATTTGTTGTACAAGCACTCACTGCGTACTATGCACTCGTTCCACTAGGACAAGTGAAAGAAGGAGATCATGTTCTCATTCATAGTGCTGCAGGTGGTGTTGGAATCATGGCAGGTCACATTGCGAAGAAAAAAAAAGCAATCCCGATCGGTCTTGTAGGTGATTCCGTTAAGTTTTCGATCTTAAAAGAGGTTGGTTATGATTATTTTCTCATTAGATCTCCTAAGTTTAAACAAGAGATGAGGAAAATTTTATCAGAACATCCGTTAAAAATAGTTTTAGAATGTTTAGGTGGTCGTTATTTTCAGGACAGTTATGATCTCTTAGCACCAATGGGAAGGCTTGTTACCTATGGTAGTGCGAACTTCACACCATCACATTCATACCGAAATTGGATATCAATCGCCTATTCTTACCTCAGAAGACCAAAAATTGATCCATTATCCATGATTTCAGACAATAAATCGGTGATGGGATTCAATTTAATATGGTTGTGGAATGAAATTGATGAATTAAGAAAACATTTTTCCGATTTAATGATCTTATCACTACCAAAACAAACGATTGGGCATGAGTTTACGTTTGATTCGATACACGATGCACTCCGTACATTTCAATCGGGACAAACAATTGGTAAGATTGTTATCAAAGTTCCGTAG